A region of the Arsenicicoccus dermatophilus genome:
GCCCGGACAGCTCCTTGCCGCGGTCCCAGGTGATCGTCGTGCGCAGCTGCTGCGGCAGGTCGCTGATCGCGGCCGTGAGGGCCTGGTTCATCGCGACGGCGCCGTACCCGCCCAGTGAGGTGCCGTTCTTGGCCGGGGGCTGCTCGCCCCACCCTTCCAGCCGGGGTAGGTGGACCAGGATCGTGGCGCGACTGTGCCGCTCGACCAGCGTCCCGATCGCCGAGCGGCCCGTCCCGATGATCAGGTCGCCTTCCCAGTGCCCCGGCACGGCCCGGTCGGCGGCCTCAGGCGGCCGCTGGCTGAGGACGACGTCGGGGGTGACGTGTCCCTGGGCCTTGTTCCGGGACCGCTCGCGCGGGTGACGCAGCGCTCGGCCGGTACGCAGGCAGGCCACCAGCTCGCGTCTGAGCGCGCCACGACCCTCGATGTACAACGCCTGGTAGATCGCCTCGTGGCTGATGCGCATGCCTTCATCATCGGGGAAGTCGATCGACAACCGTTGGCTGATCTGCTCGGGGCTCCACGCCCTCGACCAGCGCCGGTCAGCGCGTCGGGGCTTGTTCAACCCTTTCCACTCGCCGGCGTCCGGGCCGGCCACGACCGTGCCGTCCGGGTGGCAGACCTGCCCGGCGAGCCGGTCCTGGACGTAGGCGCGCAGCCGCGGGTTCGTGACCATCTTCGCGACCTTCGGCCGCTTGGCCGCTTCCTGAGCCTTCCACTGCGCCACGACAGCCCGGTACTCCAACCGATGACCACGGGTAACGGCGTTGCGGCGCAGCTCACGACTGATCGTGCCCGGGTCGCGCTGAAGCTGTCGGGCGATCGAGCGCACCCCCGCCCCCTGGGCACGCAGGATCGCGATCTCCTCACGTTCCTCGAACGACAGATACCGCCCGGACGGGGCACCAAGACTCAGCGGTGGCATCCCCCCAGCGTGACGAAACCACCGCATCCCCACCGGCACGGACACGCCCACCACCAACGCGGCCTGCGCGGTCGTGACCCCCGTCGCGATCACCCGCCAGAACTCCCGCTGCACCGCCCGCGACGGCTGCGGACGGCCCGGGGAACGCATCGGCGGCCGCAACGCCCGATCAGCACGCCACTGCCGACGCACCCCCTCGGGCACATCGCCGGTCCTCATGCTCCAATGCCCGGTCGCCACGACCCGCACCACCCTCCTGCTCAGGGTGTTGCGACGACCAGTTGAATCCGCCCTGCGAGCCGGCGTCGCTGTGCGAGACCAGCTGCCCGGGCGCGACGGGGTGGCCCTGGCGTTCGCGTTCCCACACCGCCATCCGCAAGGGCGTCATGACCAGCGGAGTCGTCTTGGTGGATGCGACGTGCCAGCCGACGATCCGCAGCGAGTAGCAGTCCAGGACGAACGCGACGTAGCAGAACCCGGCCCACGTGCGGACATACGTGAAGTCCATGACCCACTTCGTGTTCGGCGCGTCGGCGGTGAAGTCCCGGTTGAGCAGGTCACCGGCACGGTGACCGTCCTTGCCCGGGATCGTGGTCCTGACCTTCTTGCCGCGTCGCACCCCGGCCAGGCCCAATGCGCTCATCGCGGTGTGGACCCGCCCGTAGGACACGTCATGCCCAGCGCGCAGGAGCAGGGCGTGCATCTTGCGGCGCCCGTACAAGCCTTCGGGCGTCAGGACCCACCGGCCCCGCTCACCGGCGCGTGCCTCGAACCGGTAGGCGCTGCAATGGATCTCGTTCATGAGATAGGCCAGGTCCAGGGCCCGGCTCGAGATGATTCGTGCCCGGGCGGCGTCGTCACGGGTCGCTGCTGACCAGCGACGGTAGGAGCGCGCGGCGACCTGACAGCCCTGAGAGGTCAGGACCTGACAGACCGACTCGACCGCGTACCCCTTGGCCCTCATGGAGTCGATGAAGTCCATGATCAGCGCTTGCGGGAGTCGAGCGCTCCCGCGAAGAAAGTCGTTGCGGCCGAGAGGATCTCGACCTGCTCGCGGAGCTTCTTCACCTCAGCACGTAGGCGAGCGTTCTCAGCGTGTTCCTCACTGGTGACCCCCGCCTTGGCGCCGGTGTCGACGTCGTCCTGGGCGACCCAGCGGCGCAGGGTTTCCTTCGCGACGCCTTCCTGTTTCGCGACAGCCTCACAGGCCTCGGTCCGCGACCGGTAGTGAGCCCGCTGCTCACGCACCAACCTGACCGCCCGCGCGCGGGTGTGCTCGTCGTACTTCTTCGGCATGGATCCGATCCTTCCGGTTCAGACCCGCAAACCCCCGGCCACGCCACCCGAACGCTTCACCTCGAGGTGATCCGGATCGACGAGGGAATGTCGACCGCGAGGTTCTGCGAGCTGCTCGACATTCCCGAACGGACCTGGCGACGTCGGCAAGCCAGAGCCCGAGCCGGTCAGCGGGTGAAGGGTCCGTGGCCGGCGCCAGCGCGTGACCAGAACCGGGCCGCGGTCGCTGCCATGGCGAACCAGCATCCCGCCTGGGGGGCACCGCAAGATCTGGACCATGGTCCGTCACGACGGGCACCAGGTGTCGCCATCGACGGTGTTGCGGATCATGGCCGATGAAGGGCTGCTGCTGCGGGCTGACTACCAGAGACAGCGTCGGGAGCTCGCCAAGCAGCGCAAGGCCGCGTTCGCCGCGCCACCCACGGGGCCGAACCAGGTCTGGCAGCTCGACTTCTCC
Encoded here:
- a CDS encoding transposase, with protein sequence MPKKYDEHTRARAVRLVREQRAHYRSRTEACEAVAKQEGVAKETLRRWVAQDDVDTGAKAGVTSEEHAENARLRAEVKKLREQVEILSAATTFFAGALDSRKR
- a CDS encoding IS30 family transposase, translated to MRTGDVPEGVRRQWRADRALRPPMRSPGRPQPSRAVQREFWRVIATGVTTAQAALVVGVSVPVGMRWFRHAGGMPPLSLGAPSGRYLSFEEREEIAILRAQGAGVRSIARQLQRDPGTISRELRRNAVTRGHRLEYRAVVAQWKAQEAAKRPKVAKMVTNPRLRAYVQDRLAGQVCHPDGTVVAGPDAGEWKGLNKPRRADRRWSRAWSPEQISQRLSIDFPDDEGMRISHEAIYQALYIEGRGALRRELVACLRTGRALRHPRERSRNKAQGHVTPDVVLSQRPPEAADRAVPGHWEGDLIIGTGRSAIGTLVERHSRATILVHLPRLEGWGEQPPAKNGTSLGGYGAVAMNQALTAAISDLPQQLRTTITWDRGKELSGHAAFTMATGTRVFFADPHSPWQRPTNENTNGLLRQYFPKGTDLSRWTATDLQAIAYTLNNRPRKVLGWKTPAEVLGEHLRSLEQAGVASTG